Below is a genomic region from Tepidiforma bonchosmolovskayae.
GCCGCGCCTCTGGGGCCCGAGTCCGCTCCTCGACCAGCAGATCGGTGGCGCCATCATGTTCCTCGCCGGCGAGGCCCTCGGCCTCATCGCGACCATCGCTGCCGCTGCCGCCTGGGCCCGCGCCGACGAACGGGAAGCGAAGCGCGCCGATGCCCGCCTCGCGCGCGAAAAGGCCCGCGCCTCCGCTCCCTAGACGCCCCGCCGGTCGCCCCAGAGCAGGATGTGCAGCCGCGTGCTGAAGCGGTACCCCTCCCGCGCGCACGCTTCGGCCAGCCATTGCCCGCGCTCGTTCAGCACCGCCGCCGAAGTGCCCTCCGGCATGAGCACTACCCGCTCCGGCGGGATGCCGCCCGCCGCACAAACCGCCCGCACCTCCTCGAAGTCCCCCGGCTCTGCCACGACGAACTTGAACCACGCCCGGCCGGTCGCCCCGAACTCCCGCAGCACCCCCGGCACAATCCGCCGCAGCCCCGCGTTCCCCGAATGCGCCAGCTTCGGCGAAACGTTGAACTGGTCGATCAGCTCCGCCAGCGGCCCCGGGCCCACGGTCCCGTTAGTCTCGACCTCAAACCGGTACCCCTCGTCCCGCAGCGCCTCGACCAGCGGCACCAGCTGGCGCCGCTGCAGGAGCGGCTCCCCGCCGGTGATGACCACGTTCCGCGGCGGCAGCGCCTGCACCGCCGCCGCAGCCTCCTCCGCCGTCATCGCCATCGTCGAAGCGGCCCGGTCGAACCGCTCCCAGTCCCACGTGTAGGCCGTATCGCACCAGCGGCAGCGGAGGTTGCACATCGCCAGCCGCACGAACGTGCTCGGCACGCCCATCGAAACCCCTTCGCCCTGGACGGAAGCGAAGATTTCGGGCCGCCCGTCCGCCATCCGCGCAACAATCAGCTGCTCCATCAGCCCGCCTCGAGCGCAGGGTCCCGGGCGTCGGCGGCCGCGAACCCCGCAGCCCGCAGCCGGCAGGCATCGCAGCTCCCGCACGGCCGCTCGCCGCCCGCGTAGCAGCTCCACGTCAGGCCGAGCGGCGCGCCCAGCTCCAGCCCGTACCGCACAATCTCCGCCTTCGACATCCGGATGATCGGCGCCTCGATCCGCACCGGCACGCCGTAGGCCGACCCCACCTTGCTCCCCAGCCGGATCACCTCCTCCATCGCCCGGTAGAACTCCGGCCGGCAATCCGGGTAGCCCGAGTAGTCGATCGCGTTCGCCCCGACGTAGATCACGCCCTCGAGGGCCGCCGGGTCGGCGCCGCCGCCTTCGATTCGGTCGAGCAGCCAGCTCTCCAGCGCAGCCGCCGCCAGTGTCACGAAGAACGTGTTCCGCAGCGGCACGTACGTGATCGGCACCTCGGCCGCCATCACCTCCTCCGGGCGGTCCGCCGGGACCGCGAAGGCGCTGCTGGTAAGGGCCGAATGGGCCGCCAGCCGCGCATAGAATGCGGCGTCCGCCTCCACGAGCGGGATGCCGAGAGCGGCCGCCACCGCCCGCGCCGCCGCCAGCTCCCGCACATGCCGCTGCCCGTAGGCGATGCTCAACGCCCGCACCTCGCCCCCCGCCCGGACCGCATGCGCCGCCACGGTCGTCGAGTCCAGCCCGCCCGAGAGCAGCACCACCCCGAGCCGCGCCCGTTCGTTCGCCATATATCCCGAGCCTACCACCGTCGCGCCGGATGAGGGACGCGCTCCCTGCTCCCCGCTCCCCGCTCCCTGCTCCCCGCTCCCTGCTCCCCGTTCCCTGCTCCCCGCTCCCCGCTCCCCGCTCCCCGCTCCCTGCTCCCTGCTCCCTGCTCCCTGCTCCCCGCTCCCCGCTCCCCGCTCCCTGCTCCCCGCTCCCCGCTCCCTGCTCCCTGCTCCCTGCTCCCTGCTCCCTGCTCCCTGCTCCCTGCTCCCTGCTCCCTGCTCCCTGCTCCCCGCTCCCTGCTCCCCGCTCCCTCCTCCCTTGCACTCCGTGCCCTCACCCCGTACCATTGTTGAGCGATTCACTCGACTTTTGACGAGAGGAAGCCCACCGGCCCCATGCGTGTCTCCACCCGCGGCGATTACGGCCTCCGCGCCCTCATCGAGCTCGCCGCCAACTACGGCGGCGGCCCACTCCAGTCGTCCGAAATCGCCCTCCGCCGCCACATCCCCGAGCAGTACCTCGACCAGCTCCTCGCCACGCTCCGCAAGGCCGGCTTCATCCGCAGCGTCCGCGGGCCATCCGGCGGCCACGAACTCGTCCGCCCGCCCGACCAGATCACCGTCAAAGAGGTCATCGAGGCCCTCGAAGGCTCCCTCTCCCCCGTCGCGTGGCTCGATGAGCCCCCCGAAATGACCGACCACCCTCACCAGTGCGGCCAGCGCGAAATCTGGGAGCGCATCCGCAAAGCCACTGAGGAGATCCTCGCCTCCTACACCGTCGCCGACCTGCTCGAACGCGAGCCCACAGCTGTCGCCGGGAGATGGGTGATATGACCGTGCACACCGGGCGACCCCTCGTCGCCGATTCCGTCCTCGATCTCATCGGGGGAACCCCCCTCGTCCGCCTCAAGCGGGTCATTCCCCAGGACGCCGCCACCGTCCTCGGCAAAATGGAAAGCCTCAACCCCGGCGGCAGCGTCAAAGACCGCATCGCCCTCGCCATGATCGAGGAAGCGGAGCGCTCCGGCCGCCTCGCCCCCGGCTCCACCATCGTCGAGCCGACCTCCGGCAACACCGGCATCGGCCTCGCCCTCGTCGCCGCGGTCAAAGGCTACCGGCTCATCCTCACCATGCCCGAGGACATGTCCGTCGAGCGCCGCCGCCTCCTCGAACGGTACGGCGCTGAGCTCGTCCTCACCCCCGCCATCGAAGGCATGACCGGCGCCGTCTTCGCCGCCCAGGAACTCTGCCGCGAGCACCCCGACTACTTCATGCCACAGCAGTTCGAAAACCCCGCCAACCCGGCCATCCACGAGCAGACCACCGCCCGCGAAATCCTCGAAGCCACCGGCGGCCGCGTCGACGCCTTCGTCGCCGGCGTCGGCACCGGCGGCACCATCACCGGCGTCGGCCACGTCCTCCGCGCCGAACTCGGCGACCGCGTCCACATCGTCGCCGTTGAACCCGCCCGCTCGCCCGTCCTCTCCGGCGGACGCGCCGGCATGCACGCCATCCAGGGCATCGGCGCCAGCTTCATCCCCGGCGTCCTCGACCGCCAGGTCTACAACGAAATCATCCGCGTCGAAGACCGCGATGCCGTCCAGTGGTCGAAGAAGCTCGCCCGCGAGGAAGGCATCCTCGCCGGCATCTCCGCCGGCGCCAACGTCTTCGCCGCCCGCAAAATTGCCGAGCGCCTCGGCGCCGGCAAGACGGTCGTCACCGTCATCTGCGACACTGGAGAGCGCTACCTCAGCGTCAACATGTAACCCCCAGCCGCCGCCCGCGCCCACGCGCAGGGAGAGTTGCAATGTGCAACGATAATTCAGCCGACCGCAGCCGAAGGAGGACCCCCGTGTCAGTTAACGTTTACATCCCCACGCCGTTCCGCCACCTCGTCGGCAACCGCGCGAACGTGCGTGCCACCGGCGTCACCGTCCGCGACATCATCGACGACCTCGACCGCCAGTACCCCGGCTTCCGCGCCCAGCTCGTCGATAGCTCCGGCAGGCGCGCCCGCCACATCAACATCTACGTCAACCAGGTCGAAATCGAAAACCTCGCCGACGAAGCCACCGAACTCCACGAAGGCGATGAGGTCGCCGTCATCCCCGCCCTCGCCGGCGGCGCCCCCACGGTCCTCACTCCCGAGATGGTCGAACGGTACAGCCGCCACATCATCATGCCCCAGGTCGGCAGCGCCGGTCAGCGCAAAATCATCGAGTCCCGGGTCCTCATCATCGGCGCCGGCGGCCTCGGCTCCCCCGTCGCCCTCTACCTCGCCCTCGCCGGCGTCGGCACCATCGGCATCGTCGACTTCGACGTCGTCGACCGCTCCAATCTCCAGCGCCAGATCCTCCACCAGACCGACGACATCGGGAAGCCGAAGGTCCAGTCGGCCCGCGAAACCCTCCTCGCCCACAACCCGAACATCGAGGTTGTCACCCACGAAACGCCGATCACCAGCGACAACGCCATGGAGATCATCAGCCAGTACGACATCGTGGTGAACGGCGCCGACAACTTCGCCACCCGCTACCTCGTCAACGATGCCTGCTACCTGCTGAAGAAGCCGCTCGTCGACGGCTCCATCCTCATGTTCGACGGGCAGGCCACCACCTACCTGCCCGGCAAAGGCTGCTACCGCTGCCTCTACCCCGCGCCGCCGCCGCCCGGTATGGTCCCCAGCTGCGCCGAAGCCGGCGTCCTCGGCGCCATGTGCGCCACTATCGGCAGCATCCAGGCCACCGAGGTGCTCAAGCTCATCCTCGAAATCGGCGAACCCCTCGTGAACCGCCTCCTCCTCTACGATGCCCTCACCCTCGAGTTCCGCATCGTCAAAATCCGCCGCGACCCCAACTGCCCGCTCTGCGGCGACAACCCCACCATCCACGAGCTGATCGACTACGAAGCCTTCTGCGGTGCGCCCATCCCCCACGCCGCCGCGCCGTTCGGCGGCTAGCCCCGCAGCCCATCCCACCTCCCGGAGAACCACCCGACATGACCAGCACGGCCACGCCTACCGTCAGCGTCCGCCTCACTGCCGTCCTCCAGAAGCTCACCGGCGGCCAGAAAACCATCGAAGCCTCCGGCCGCACCGTCGCCGAAGTCTTCGACGACATCGAAGCCCGCTACCCCGGCTTCAAGGCGCAGGTGTACGGACCCGACGGCAAGCCCCACCGCTTCGTCAACATCTACCTCAACGACGAAGACATCCGCTACACCGGCGGCATCGATACCGCCCTCAAGGCCGGCGACGTCCTCGATATCCTCCCCGCGCTCGCCGGCGGGCAGTAATCCCAGCCCCGATGGCCCTCTACCGCTCCGTCCTCGACCTCATCGGCAACACCCCGCTCGTCGAGATGCAGAAGCTCTCGCCGCGGCCGGGCATCCACCTCTATGCCAAGCTCGAGGGCCAGAATCCCACCGGCTCCGTCAAGGACCGCATCGCCAAGTACATGATCGAAGCCGCCGAAGCGCGCGGCGAACTCAAGCCCGGCGATACCATCCTCGAGCCCACCTCCGGCAACACCGGCATCGGCCTCGCCATGATCGGCCGCGTCAAGGGCTACCGCGTCGTCTGCGTCATGCCCGAAAGCGTCAGCGAGGAGCGCACCTTCCTCCTCCGTGCCTACGGCGCGGAGATTATCTATACCCCCGGCGAACTCGGCTCCAACGGCGCCATCGCAAAGGCGAAAGAGATCGTCGAGGCGAACCCCGGCAAGTACTACTTCCCCTACCAGTACGGCAACGAAGCCAACCCCCGCGCTCACTACGAAACCACCGGGCCCGAAATCCTGCGCGACCTCCCCGAGGTCACCGTCTTCGTCGCCGGACTCGGCACCGGCGGCACCCTCACCGGCACCGGCCGCTTCCTCAAAGAGCACAAGCCCGGCGTCAAGGTCATCGCTGCCGCGCCCCACCCCGGTGACCTCGTCCAGGGCCTCCGCGCCCTCGAAGAGGGCTTCATTCCGCCCGTCTTCGACGAAACCGTCCTCGACGGAAAAATCGTCGTCGACAGCCGCTCCAGCTTCGCCATGGCCAAAGAGATCACCCAGAAGGAGGGCCTCTTCGTCGGCATCAGCTGCGGGGCCGTCGTGAAGGCCGCGCTCAAGGCGGCGGAGCGGCTCGAAGGCGAGCAGCACATCGTCTGCCTCCTCGCCGACGGCGGCTGGAAGTACCTCTCCTCCAACCTCTGGACCACCGACTGGGAAGACCTGCCCGAGGACATCGAGAGCAAAATCTGGTGGTGACACCTGCGGCCGCCCGCCGCGACATCCGGTGACGCGCCCCCCTGCGACACTCCTCACCCGGCTTCGCCTTCTAAAGGTGGGGGTCCATTACGGACCTCGTCTGCGAGCGCGTGTTATAGAATCGTGGGCCAACGGTCGCACGGTGGAGGGCCGTCGGTGAACTGCACGGTGTGTGGCTCGGCAAACGCTGAAGTCGCTCAGTATTGCTGGAAGTGCGGCCTTCCTCTTCCAGCTTCTGACCAGCTTCCAGGCTCTGACCAGCTGATGCCGACGATCTCTGACGAGGCGGAACCGTCTCCAAATGTCGCAGTCACCTCGTCAGACGGCACGCCTGAGCGCGACGTTCCGCCATCTGAAAAACGCACGGAACGAACGCGGTCGTGGCGTCCCGTAGCCTCTAGTCCTGCTGAGGCCCGCGCCCGGACCTCAGCCTCGAAGCAGCACCGTCGCCGCGACCGGCCGCCGCGCGGCAGGCCTGCGCCTGCCGAAGATCGCCCTCGAACCGAAGAGGCCCCGCACACCGATGCGAACCAGGGCGCCAGCCCGGGGCCGGTGAACCAGGGCTATGCCCCACATCCGGCTCCAGGTGCCTCTGCGACCGGGACCTCCCCGGCACCCGCCTGGTCGCCTCCTGCCGAAGATCGCCCCCGAACCGAAGAGGCCCCGCACACCGGTGCGAACCAGAGCGCCAGCCCGGGGCCGGTGAACCAGGGCTACGCCCCCCATCCGGCTCCCGGTGCTTCTGCGACCGGGACCTCCATGGCACCCGCCTGGTCCCCTCCTGCCCGCGGAGCGGCACCGTTTGGAGTTCCGCTCCTGGTTTCACATGACGGCTGGGTCTACCGGTCAGCGTCGGGATTGGCGACCGCCATCACCGTGCTTCTCGTGTTACGGGTCATCTTGATGGGAATAAGCGCCATTCTCGGGCTGGCTGGGGCCGCGGCCGCCAACGGGTATGCCGTCGTCGGCTCGGTGCTGGTGTATTACCTGGCTATCTTGCTTGGCTACCCAGATTACATTCTACTCATCGTCTGGACCCGCCGGATAACCGGGAATCTTCGCCCGTTCCAGCCCGCGCTTGAACTGGGCACCGGATGGGCGGTCGGCAGCTGGTTCGTGCCGATTATCAACCTCTGGTTTCCGCTCCGCATTTGGAATCAGGCGTGGCGTGCGACTACCCCCACGATCGCACCGCCTATCGGCTGGCAATGGAAGGGACTTCCCGTCCCCCCGACGCATATAATTGCATGGATAACGCCGTTCATTGCAGCAATTGTTTTGGCTTTAGGCTTGACATTACTTGAATCACCTGAAGACGAGATTAACGTAAATGTCGGAAACATATTTTTCATTTCGATCATGCTTGACACAGTTGCTAAGGCTGTTTTGATACTTGTGGTTCGCAACCTCACCGCCCGCCAGGACGCCTACGCCCGGTACTGGGGTGCTCAGGTGGGCCCTCCCGCTGCTTCCTGATGCCGGCAGCCGCCCCCGCCGGGTACATTTGCCCCGAAAGGAGGAGTGCGCCCATGTACTGCCCCCGCTGCGGCTCCTGGTCGGCCCAGGGCGCCGCCTTCTGCTGGAAGTGCGGCGGAGCACTGGCCCAGCAGCCCCCCGCTCCCGCGCCCGGCCCCGCTCCAGCTGGGCCCGCCCCTGCGACCCCAGGTGCGGCGCCCGTCGCTGGCCCGTGGCCGCAGCAGCCCCCGGCCTGGCCGCAAACCCCCTACGCCTCCTACCCGCCGCCCGCCGGGGCCCTGCCCGGGAACTGGTTCTACCTCTCCGCCTCCGGGCTTGCCACCGCCATCACCGTCTTTGCCGCAATCACCGCTGCGCTCTACGGCATCGGCGCCGCGCTCGGCCTTGCCGGCGCCCTCGCCGACGACTGGGAGACTCTGGACGTCTCCGGCGGGTTCATCGGCTTCGGCCTCCTCGCGCTCATCGTGCTCTTCATCCTGCTGATCGTCTGGACCCGCCGGATCACCGGGAACCTCCTCCCCTTCCAGCCAGTTCTCGAACTCGGCACCGGCTGGGCCGTCGGCAGCTGGTTCGTCCCGATCATCAGCTACTGGTTCCCGCTCCGCATCTGGAACCAGGCCTGGCGCGCCACCACCCCCACCATCGCGCCGTCCATCGGCTGGCAGTGGAAGGGCCTCCCCGTGCCGGTGACCCACATCCTCGCCTGGGTGACCTTCCACATCGGCGTTGTCGTCGCCTCCATCGGCGTCCCCACCGAGGACGATACCTCCACCGCCATCGGCTATGCCGGGTTTATCGGCGGCACGCTCGTTTCCGTCAGCCAGGTGCTCCTCATCATGGTCGTCCGCAACCTCACCGCCCGGCAGGATGCCTACGCCCGCCAGTACCTCCCGGCCGTTGCCCCCGCCATCCCGCCCGCCGCTCCGCCCTACGGCGCCGGCGGCTGACCGGACTGTTGGCTTCCCAGCCGGTCGGGGCCGGCACCGCTGCCGGCCCCGGTGTGCCCCGCGACCCCGGCCCGGCGGTTACCCGGCGCCGTCCTCCGTTGTCGCCGGGGCCTGCGCCCCGGCAGCCGCGCCCGCGGTCCGCTGCCCGAGTTCGCGGTCAAGGAAGAGGATGCCCGTCCGGTCCTCGCCGACCATCCGCAGCCGCTCGAGGATCGTGCTCACCGTCGCCTCCTCCTCGGTCTGCTCGTTCACGAACCACTGCAGCAGCGGCAGCGACGCGTAATCCCGCTCCTCCAGCGCCTGCGCGTACAGGTCGTGAATCGCCTTCGTCACCCGCTGCTCGTGCTGCAGCGCCGCTTCGAACGCCCCGACCACCGTCTCTGGCGTCGGCGCCGGCTTATCGAGCGCAAGGAGCTCCAGCTTCCCGCCGCGGCTGAGCACGAAATCGATGAACTTCATCGCGTGCGTGTACTCCTCCGAAGACTGCAGCCGCATCCAGCGGCTGAAGCCCGGCAGGCTCCGCAGCTCGAAGTCCGCACCCATCTGCAGGTACACGAACGA
It encodes:
- a CDS encoding DUF4328 domain-containing protein → MYCPRCGSWSAQGAAFCWKCGGALAQQPPAPAPGPAPAGPAPATPGAAPVAGPWPQQPPAWPQTPYASYPPPAGALPGNWFYLSASGLATAITVFAAITAALYGIGAALGLAGALADDWETLDVSGGFIGFGLLALIVLFILLIVWTRRITGNLLPFQPVLELGTGWAVGSWFVPIISYWFPLRIWNQAWRATTPTIAPSIGWQWKGLPVPVTHILAWVTFHIGVVVASIGVPTEDDTSTAIGYAGFIGGTLVSVSQVLLIMVVRNLTARQDAYARQYLPAVAPAIPPAAPPYGAGG
- the moeB gene encoding molybdopterin-synthase adenylyltransferase MoeB translates to MSVNVYIPTPFRHLVGNRANVRATGVTVRDIIDDLDRQYPGFRAQLVDSSGRRARHINIYVNQVEIENLADEATELHEGDEVAVIPALAGGAPTVLTPEMVERYSRHIIMPQVGSAGQRKIIESRVLIIGAGGLGSPVALYLALAGVGTIGIVDFDVVDRSNLQRQILHQTDDIGKPKVQSARETLLAHNPNIEVVTHETPITSDNAMEIISQYDIVVNGADNFATRYLVNDACYLLKKPLVDGSILMFDGQATTYLPGKGCYRCLYPAPPPPGMVPSCAEAGVLGAMCATIGSIQATEVLKLILEIGEPLVNRLLLYDALTLEFRIVKIRRDPNCPLCGDNPTIHELIDYEAFCGAPIPHAAAPFGG
- a CDS encoding 7-carboxy-7-deazaguanine synthase QueE; the protein is MEQLIVARMADGRPEIFASVQGEGVSMGVPSTFVRLAMCNLRCRWCDTAYTWDWERFDRAASTMAMTAEEAAAAVQALPPRNVVITGGEPLLQRRQLVPLVEALRDEGYRFEVETNGTVGPGPLAELIDQFNVSPKLAHSGNAGLRRIVPGVLREFGATGRAWFKFVVAEPGDFEEVRAVCAAGGIPPERVVLMPEGTSAAVLNERGQWLAEACAREGYRFSTRLHILLWGDRRGV
- the cysK gene encoding cysteine synthase A, with protein sequence MTVHTGRPLVADSVLDLIGGTPLVRLKRVIPQDAATVLGKMESLNPGGSVKDRIALAMIEEAERSGRLAPGSTIVEPTSGNTGIGLALVAAVKGYRLILTMPEDMSVERRRLLERYGAELVLTPAIEGMTGAVFAAQELCREHPDYFMPQQFENPANPAIHEQTTAREILEATGGRVDAFVAGVGTGGTITGVGHVLRAELGDRVHIVAVEPARSPVLSGGRAGMHAIQGIGASFIPGVLDRQVYNEIIRVEDRDAVQWSKKLAREEGILAGISAGANVFAARKIAERLGAGKTVVTVICDTGERYLSVNM
- a CDS encoding MoaD family protein is translated as MTSTATPTVSVRLTAVLQKLTGGQKTIEASGRTVAEVFDDIEARYPGFKAQVYGPDGKPHRFVNIYLNDEDIRYTGGIDTALKAGDVLDILPALAGGQ
- a CDS encoding RrF2 family transcriptional regulator, giving the protein MRVSTRGDYGLRALIELAANYGGGPLQSSEIALRRHIPEQYLDQLLATLRKAGFIRSVRGPSGGHELVRPPDQITVKEVIEALEGSLSPVAWLDEPPEMTDHPHQCGQREIWERIRKATEEILASYTVADLLEREPTAVAGRWVI
- the queC gene encoding 7-cyano-7-deazaguanine synthase QueC, with the protein product MANERARLGVVLLSGGLDSTTVAAHAVRAGGEVRALSIAYGQRHVRELAAARAVAAALGIPLVEADAAFYARLAAHSALTSSAFAVPADRPEEVMAAEVPITYVPLRNTFFVTLAAAALESWLLDRIEGGGADPAALEGVIYVGANAIDYSGYPDCRPEFYRAMEEVIRLGSKVGSAYGVPVRIEAPIIRMSKAEIVRYGLELGAPLGLTWSCYAGGERPCGSCDACRLRAAGFAAADARDPALEAG
- a CDS encoding PLP-dependent cysteine synthase family protein, with the protein product MALYRSVLDLIGNTPLVEMQKLSPRPGIHLYAKLEGQNPTGSVKDRIAKYMIEAAEARGELKPGDTILEPTSGNTGIGLAMIGRVKGYRVVCVMPESVSEERTFLLRAYGAEIIYTPGELGSNGAIAKAKEIVEANPGKYYFPYQYGNEANPRAHYETTGPEILRDLPEVTVFVAGLGTGGTLTGTGRFLKEHKPGVKVIAAAPHPGDLVQGLRALEEGFIPPVFDETVLDGKIVVDSRSSFAMAKEITQKEGLFVGISCGAVVKAALKAAERLEGEQHIVCLLADGGWKYLSSNLWTTDWEDLPEDIESKIWW
- a CDS encoding ferritin: MQLSESLTRAYNAQIKLEFESSFVYLQMGADFELRSLPGFSRWMRLQSSEEYTHAMKFIDFVLSRGGKLELLALDKPAPTPETVVGAFEAALQHEQRVTKAIHDLYAQALEERDYASLPLLQWFVNEQTEEEATVSTILERLRMVGEDRTGILFLDRELGQRTAGAAAGAQAPATTEDGAG
- a CDS encoding DUF4328 domain-containing protein encodes the protein MLRVILMGISAILGLAGAAAANGYAVVGSVLVYYLAILLGYPDYILLIVWTRRITGNLRPFQPALELGTGWAVGSWFVPIINLWFPLRIWNQAWRATTPTIAPPIGWQWKGLPVPPTHIIAWITPFIAAIVLALGLTLLESPEDEINVNVGNIFFISIMLDTVAKAVLILVVRNLTARQDAYARYWGAQVGPPAAS